From the genome of Pseudomonas sp. WJP1:
GCGCAAGATCCAGATCATCACCACCGGCGGCGCGGGCGGGCAGATTGACCCGACGCTGATCCAGGTTTGCGACCTCAACCGTACGTTCAATGACCCGCTGGCGTCGAAAGTGCGCTCCACCTTGCGCCGCGACTATGGCTTCTCACGCACCGTGACCCGTCACTACAGCGTGCCGTGCGTGTTCTCCACCGAGCAACTGCGCTACCCGAAACCCGATGGCAGCATTTGCCTGCAGAAGAGTTTTGTCGGCGATGGTGTGAAGCTCGACTGCGCCGGTGGCTTTGGCGCGGTGATGATGGTGACGGCGACCTTCGGCATGGTCGCGGCGACCAAGGCGGTGGACAAGATCGTGGCGGGTGTGCGGCGGCCGGCGGAGCGGGTTAAACCTCAGGTTTGAGGGTTGTTGCTGATGGCCTCATTGCGAGCAGGCTCGCTCCCACAGGGGAATGTATTCCAATGTGGGAGCGAGCCTGCTCGCGAAGGCGATTAACTGGCCAACTCATTCATTCGTTGTAATACGGCGTTGAGGCCATTGCTGCGCGACTGGGACAACTGGCGGCCCAAGCCCAGCTGATTGAACCAGTCTGCCAAATCCACCTGCTGCAACTCAGCCGCCGACAACCCGTTGACCCGCGCCAAAAGCAACGCCACCAAGCCGCGAATCAAGCGTGCATCGCTGTTGGCCTTGAACAGCCAGTGGCCATCCTGCAGCTCACCCACCAGCCACACCTGGCTTTCACAGCCGTGCACGCGGTTGGTGTCACACATTTCCACTTCGCTCAGTGCCGGCAGGCGTTCGCCCCACTGCATCAGCAGGCGCGCCCGTTGTTCCCAGCCCGGCAGATCTTGAAAGGCTTGCAGCGCGGCCACGGCTTCAGCGGGAAGGTTCATCGCAGTAACTCCAGTGCCTGATCCAGCGCTTCAAAGAACCGTTCCAGGTCTTCGGAATCGTTATACAGCGCCAACGACACCCGAATCGCTCCGGCCAGGTGCAGGCTTTTAAGCAGCGGCATGGCGCAGTGATGACCGGCGCGCACCGCAATGCCTTGTTCGGTCAGCAGGTGCGCCAGATCCGAGTTATGTACACCCTCGATGGTAAAACTCGCCAGGGCCACTTGCGGCTTGCCCAGCAGGCGGATGCCGTTGCGCGCCTCAAGGCCCTTGAGCAGGCAGTCATGCAGCGCCGCTTCGTGGGCGGATACGGCGTCCTGATCGAGCCCGGCAAGGTAGTCCAGGGTTGCCCCCAGGCCAATGACGCTGGAAATCGGCGGCGTGCCGGCTTCGAATCCCAGCGGTGCAGGGCGGAAGCGCGCGTCGTGATAGTTGGCGTCCAGCACCATCTCGCCGCCGAACTGCCAGGGGCGCAGCTGTTGCAGGGCTTCATGGCGCCCGAACAACACGCCCAGGCCGTCGGGGCCGTAGAGCTTGTGGCTGGAAAATACGTAAAAGTCGCATCCCAGTGCCTGCACGTCATGCCGGCCATGGACCACGCCCTGGGCGCCGTCGATCACGGTCAAGGCCTTACGCGCCTTGGCCAGCGCCAGCAGCGCAGGCAGGGGTTGCCAGGCGCCGATCACGTTGGACAACTGGCTGACCGCGAGCAGGCGCGTGCGCGGGCCGATCAAATCCGTAGCGGCCTGGAGGTCGATCACGCCGTCGGTGTCCAGTGGCAGGATCACCAGTTTCAGGTTGCGACGGTGCGCCAGTTGTTGCCACGGCAGCAGGTTGGCGTGGTGTTCCAGGGCGCTGATGACAATTTCATCGCCTGGATTGAAAAGAGGTTCCAGACCATAGGCCAGGAGGTTCAGCGCAGAGGTCGCGCCGTGGGTGAATATGATCTGCCCGCTGTCACCGGCGTTGAGCCATTGCGCGGCTTTGCGGCGGCTGTCCTCGAACGCCTGGGTGGCGTGGGCGCCGGGCAGGTGTTGCGCCCGATGCACGTTGGCCGCGCCATTGGCGTAGTAATGCGCCAGGGCATCCAGTAGTGCTTGAGGTTTTTGCGTGGTGGCGGCGTTGTCCAGATAGGTCTGGCCTTGCCGTTGCAGGGCGGCGATGGCCGGGAAATCGGCGCGCCACGGGGAGAGAATCATCATGCTGTTCGGCCCTGGTGAACATGGGCGGATGTACGCCTGACCCTGCTGACCCTGTAGGAGCGAAGCTTGCTCGCGAAGGGGCCCT
Proteins encoded in this window:
- a CDS encoding SufE family protein, whose protein sequence is MNLPAEAVAALQAFQDLPGWEQRARLLMQWGERLPALSEVEMCDTNRVHGCESQVWLVGELQDGHWLFKANSDARLIRGLVALLLARVNGLSAAELQQVDLADWFNQLGLGRQLSQSRSNGLNAVLQRMNELAS
- a CDS encoding aminotransferase class V-fold PLP-dependent enzyme, coding for MMILSPWRADFPAIAALQRQGQTYLDNAATTQKPQALLDALAHYYANGAANVHRAQHLPGAHATQAFEDSRRKAAQWLNAGDSGQIIFTHGATSALNLLAYGLEPLFNPGDEIVISALEHHANLLPWQQLAHRRNLKLVILPLDTDGVIDLQAATDLIGPRTRLLAVSQLSNVIGAWQPLPALLALAKARKALTVIDGAQGVVHGRHDVQALGCDFYVFSSHKLYGPDGLGVLFGRHEALQQLRPWQFGGEMVLDANYHDARFRPAPLGFEAGTPPISSVIGLGATLDYLAGLDQDAVSAHEAALHDCLLKGLEARNGIRLLGKPQVALASFTIEGVHNSDLAHLLTEQGIAVRAGHHCAMPLLKSLHLAGAIRVSLALYNDSEDLERFFEALDQALELLR